CCCCCACGGCTTTGGCGGGCTCGAAAGAGCCCGCATTTTTTTATGCTAAGCTGTGATAGAATTGTACACGATGAATCTCAGGAGGTGTTGAGTGTGTCGGACATTGGCACTCTGATCTTCCAGATATTTTGGATGCTTCTCATTTTTTCTCTCATCATCCCTTTCCTGAAGAATTCTGCTCTCAAGTCAGCGAGAGAGGCCTTGATAAGAACCCTCGAAAGGAAGAGAAACAGCCGTGTGATCACCCTCATTCACAGAACAGAATCCATCAGTTTCCTTGGTTTCCCGATGAGACGTTACATAGATATAGAAGACTCCGAAGAGGTTTTGAGAGCGATAAAGCTAACTCCGGAAGACATGCCTATAGATCTGATAGTCCACACTCCAGGAGGGCTGGTCCTGGCGGCAGAACAGATAGCGAGAGCCCTGAAAAAGCACAAAGGAAAAGTTACTGTTTTCGTTCCACACTACGCCATGTCCGGGGGAACTCTGATAGCGCTCGCAGCGGATGAAGTCGTCATGGATGAAAACGCTGTCTTGGGACCTCTCGATCCCCAGATTGGGAACATGCCTGCGCCTTCTATCCTCGCTGCCGTCAGAAAGAAAGACGTGAACGAAGTTGATGATCAAACCTTGATCCTGGCGGACATCGCTGAGAAGGCAATAAAACAGATAAAGGAGTTTGTTACTGAAATTTTGAAGGACAAACTACCGGAGGAGAAAGTAAGGGAGGTAGCTGAAAAACTCTGTGAGGGAAATTGGACCCATGATTATCCCTTGACTGTTGACAAATTGAAGGAAATCGGTTTACAGGTGAGTACCAACATGCCTCAGGAAGTGTACGATCTGATGGATCTCTACAAACAGTCCGAGCCGAAGAGACCTTCTGTCAGCTACGTTCCAGCTCCTTACTACAAAGGAAGGGAAACACGCGGTGAAGATAGATGATTTCTACAGAGAAGAATACGGTCTAGTTGCGGGAATAGACGAAGCCGGTAGAGGATGTTTGGCAGGGCCAGTTGTAGCTGCCGCTGTTGTCTTGGAGTACGATATAGAGGGTGTGTACGACTCTAAACAACTCACACCGAAAATGAGAGAAAGGCTGTTCAATGAGATAATAGAAAAAGCGGTTATTGGGATCGGTATGGCCACACCAGAGGAGATAGATCTGCAGAACATATTCAAGGCCACAAGGCTCGCGATGAATCGGGCTTTGGAGAATCTTTCTGTGAGACCTTCTTTCGTGATCGTCGATGGGAAGGGCATTGAGTTGAACGCTCCTGGCGCCTGTTTAGTTGGAGGTGACAAGAAGAGCAAGCTTATAGGAGCGGCATCGATCATTGCTAAGGTGGTCAGAGACAGACTGATGGAGAAATTACACGATCTGTACCCCCAATTTTCCTTTCACAGACACAAAGGTTACGCCACAAAAGATCACCTGAATGAGATCCGTCTCCATGGAGTCCTTCCTGTTCACAGAATGAGCTTTAAACCAGTTCTGGAGAATCTTTCCAAAGAAAGGCTCGTGGACTTCCTGGAAAAGAAACTCATTTCAAAGGAACGTTTTGATAGAATATTGAGTCTTCTGGAGGCGAGAGAAGGTGTGGTTCTCGGGCAAAAAAGAGTCAGACATAATTTCACTCTTTTTCAAACACGTGGACAAAGTTGAAGAAACGCTGGTATGCGTGTTCAATTTGTTGAAAAACTTCTTGGAAGGATCGGACGAGATCGACATTCTTTATCAGCGTGCTCAAAGGCTGGAGAGCGAAGCGGACAGGCTCAGAAGGAAAACCGAGTTGGAGATGTACAGCGGTGCCTTCTTGCCGAACTTTCGCGGAGACCTTCTAGGGTTGATAGAGTCCCTGGACAAAGTTGCGAACAAGGCGGAATACGTAGCGGATATTCTGGTTCTCCAGAAACCTGGGATTCCTTCAGAGATAAGAGATCTCATCCTGAAACAGATGGATTACTCTCTGAAGGCTTTCAAATCACTGAAAATGGCGTTGAAATATCTCTTTGAAGAATTGGACAAGGTGGGAGATTACGTTCTAGAAGTTGAAAGGTATGAGCACGAGGAAGATCTGGTGGAAAGAGAGGCGCTGAGAAAGCTCTTTGAGATGGAAACTGACAAATGCACAAAGCTCGAAGCAAAAGAGATCATCAGAAGTATAGGAGATATCGCAGACAGGACAGAAGACGTCTCTGACAGGGTGGAGATCGTGCTCTTGAAGAGGAGGTTCTAACATGGGAAAAACTGGCAAGCTTTTTGAAGAGCTCGTATCCCTCATGGAGAAGCTTCGCTCTCCAAAAGGTTGCGAGTGGGACAGAAAACAAACCCATGAGAGCCTGAAACCTTATCTCATCGAGGAATGTTACGAGCTGATCGAAGCGATTGATAAGAAGGATGACGAAATGATGGAAGAAGAACTCGGAGATGTTTTACTCCAGGTGGTGTTTCATTCCCAGATTGCAAAAGAAAGAAAGGCTTTCTCCATAGACGATGTGGTTGAACATCTCAACTCCAAGCTTGTCAGACGTCATCCCCATGTTTTTGGAAACAGTCCAGGGTACTCCTATAAACAATGGGAAGACATAAAAGCTCGGGAGAAGGGAAAGGAGAGATCATCAAGAGTTGGAGAGATAAACCCTCTTGTTCCCGCCCTCTCCATGGCGAGAAGAATACAGGAAAACGCTGCACAGGTAGGATTCGATTGGAACGATATCGACGGGGTGTACGAAAAAATAGAAGAAGAACTGGAAGAACTCAAAAAGGCAAAAAACACAGGTGAAGTAGAGGAGGAACTTGGTGATCTTCTCTTCTCCATAGTCAATTTGTCTAGGTTCTTAAAGGTCGATCCTGAATCTGCCCTCAGAAAAGCCACCAGGAAGTTCGTAGAAAGATTCAGGAAGATGGAAGAACTGATAGAGAGGGACGGACTGGTGCTGGAGGAATTGCCTTCCGAAGAGCTGGATGAATATTGGAAGAAGGCGAAAGGAGGAGATGAGGAATGAAAAAGGCTTTCTTCATAACCCTTTTGTTAGCGACGGTCACTTTCTTTTCACAGGCAACAACCACCTCCAGTACGGTGGTTGCCATTGTCAACGGTGAATCGATCACTGCGGATCTTCTTGAGCTTGAAGCGGACGTGGACGGCATCCTCAAGAGTGTCGCACAGATCGATATGAGATTCTTCGACGTTCTCACGGAAACCGAGGAAGGGCTGAAACTGCTTTTGAAATACAAACTGGAGGTTCTGAACTCTTTGATCGATGATCTTATTGTTCAGCAGCTTGCAGAAAGAGAAGGTGTTGGTGTAACAGATGAAGAAGTGAACACGGAGGTTGAGAGAAGGCTCAAAGAAACCGTAGAATCGATGGGTATAACTCTTGAAGACCTGGACAAATTCCTGCGGAGTGCAGGTTATGGTGATCTTGAAACGTTCAAAAAGCGTCTCAGTTGGCACATGAAAACCCAGCTCTCGCTTCAGAGGCTTCAGGAGAAGATCACCGAAAATGCAACCGTGACCCTCGAAGAAGCTCAGAATTACTATGATCAGAACAAAGAAACATACAGGATACCCGCAGCCGTTCATCTCTACAGAATCACTGCCAAGGAAAAAGACAAGATCGACGAGGCTCTCTCGAGGATTAGAAAGGGAGAAGATTTCCTCGAGGTCGCTACCAAGGTGGCAACTGGAGGAGACTTGGGATGGATCGAAGAAGGAAAACTGGAGAAAGACATAGAAAGTGTTATCTTCGATGCACCGGAGGGAGCCATACTCGGTCCGTTTGAATCAAAAGGTGGATTCGTACTTTACAAGATAGTTGAAAAGAGAGCAACCTCCTATAAGAGTTTCGATGAAGTGAAGGAAGAGATCGTCAACAAACTGCTTTCGGACAAAAGGTCTCAGTTGTGGAAAGATTGGTTCAACAAGGTGTTCGAAGACTTCAAGAAGAACAGCCAGATAGAGATAAAACTTGGGGGGAATGTTCAGTGAGACTGAAAACAAAGACGATGGAGTGGACGGGGAATTCACTGAGATTGCTGGACCAGAGAAAACTTCCCTTCATCGAAAAGTACGTAGAATGCAGGACACATGAAGAGGTTGCCCATGCGATAAAGGAGATGATAGTCAGAGGGGCCCCTGCTATAGGAGTTGCAGCCGCCTTCGGTTATGTGCTGGGCTTTAGAGAACACAAAAATGGTGACACAAAAGAATGGATGAAGCAGGTGAAAGAGACTCTCTCCAGAACGAGGCCCACGGCTGTGAATCTATTCTGGGCCTTGGATAGGATGGAAAAAGTTTTTTTCGAAAACCTCAAGAACGAAAATCTCGGAGAGATTCTCGAGGAAGAAGCCCTGAAAATAGCGTATGAGGATATAGAAACGAACAGAGCAATTGGTAGGAACGGAGCAGAACTCATAGAAGACGGTTCGACCATCCTTACCCATTGCAACGCGGGAGCCCTGGCGACGGTGGATTACGGCACAGCCCTCGGAGTGATAAGGGCTGCCGTGGAATCCGGCAAACGTGTGAGAATATTCGCCGACGAGACGCGTCCCTACCTCCAAGGAGCAAGGCTCACTGCCTGGGAGCTCATGAAAGATGGCATAGAAGTTTATGTCATAACGGACAACATGGCAGGATGGCTCATGAAAAGAGGGATGATAGACGCCGTGGTCGTGGGAGCGGACAGAATAGCCTTGAACGGGGACACCGCGAATAAAATAGGAACTTACTCGCTCGCCGTTCTTGCAAGAAGAAACAGCGTCCCCTTTTACGTAGCAGCTCCTACTTCAACGATAGACCCAACGATAAAAAGCGGTGACGAAATACCGATAGAGGAAAGGAGAGCAGAAGAAGTAACTCACTGCGGTGGAAGCAGGATCGCACCGGAGGGGGTAAAGGTTTTAAACCCAGCTTTCGATGTTACGGAGAACTCTCTGATAACAGCGATCATAACAGAAAAAGGGGTTATCAGACCGCCTTTT
This sequence is a window from Thermotoga sp.. Protein-coding genes within it:
- a CDS encoding ribonuclease HII, giving the protein MKIDDFYREEYGLVAGIDEAGRGCLAGPVVAAAVVLEYDIEGVYDSKQLTPKMRERLFNEIIEKAVIGIGMATPEEIDLQNIFKATRLAMNRALENLSVRPSFVIVDGKGIELNAPGACLVGGDKKSKLIGAASIIAKVVRDRLMEKLHDLYPQFSFHRHKGYATKDHLNEIRLHGVLPVHRMSFKPVLENLSKERLVDFLEKKLISKERFDRILSLLEAREGVVLGQKRVRHNFTLFQTRGQS
- a CDS encoding TIGR00153 family protein is translated as MWFSGKKESDIISLFFKHVDKVEETLVCVFNLLKNFLEGSDEIDILYQRAQRLESEADRLRRKTELEMYSGAFLPNFRGDLLGLIESLDKVANKAEYVADILVLQKPGIPSEIRDLILKQMDYSLKAFKSLKMALKYLFEELDKVGDYVLEVERYEHEEDLVEREALRKLFEMETDKCTKLEAKEIIRSIGDIADRTEDVSDRVEIVLLKRRF
- a CDS encoding peptidyl-prolyl cis-trans isomerase; protein product: MKKAFFITLLLATVTFFSQATTTSSTVVAIVNGESITADLLELEADVDGILKSVAQIDMRFFDVLTETEEGLKLLLKYKLEVLNSLIDDLIVQQLAEREGVGVTDEEVNTEVERRLKETVESMGITLEDLDKFLRSAGYGDLETFKKRLSWHMKTQLSLQRLQEKITENATVTLEEAQNYYDQNKETYRIPAAVHLYRITAKEKDKIDEALSRIRKGEDFLEVATKVATGGDLGWIEEGKLEKDIESVIFDAPEGAILGPFESKGGFVLYKIVEKRATSYKSFDEVKEEIVNKLLSDKRSQLWKDWFNKVFEDFKKNSQIEIKLGGNVQ
- the mazG gene encoding nucleoside triphosphate pyrophosphohydrolase, which translates into the protein MGKTGKLFEELVSLMEKLRSPKGCEWDRKQTHESLKPYLIEECYELIEAIDKKDDEMMEEELGDVLLQVVFHSQIAKERKAFSIDDVVEHLNSKLVRRHPHVFGNSPGYSYKQWEDIKAREKGKERSSRVGEINPLVPALSMARRIQENAAQVGFDWNDIDGVYEKIEEELEELKKAKNTGEVEEELGDLLFSIVNLSRFLKVDPESALRKATRKFVERFRKMEELIERDGLVLEELPSEELDEYWKKAKGGDEE
- the mtnA gene encoding S-methyl-5-thioribose-1-phosphate isomerase, coding for MRLKTKTMEWTGNSLRLLDQRKLPFIEKYVECRTHEEVAHAIKEMIVRGAPAIGVAAAFGYVLGFREHKNGDTKEWMKQVKETLSRTRPTAVNLFWALDRMEKVFFENLKNENLGEILEEEALKIAYEDIETNRAIGRNGAELIEDGSTILTHCNAGALATVDYGTALGVIRAAVESGKRVRIFADETRPYLQGARLTAWELMKDGIEVYVITDNMAGWLMKRGMIDAVVVGADRIALNGDTANKIGTYSLAVLARRNSVPFYVAAPTSTIDPTIKSGDEIPIEERRAEEVTHCGGSRIAPEGVKVLNPAFDVTENSLITAIITEKGVIRPPFEENIKKILEV
- a CDS encoding ATP-dependent Clp protease proteolytic subunit; this encodes MSDIGTLIFQIFWMLLIFSLIIPFLKNSALKSAREALIRTLERKRNSRVITLIHRTESISFLGFPMRRYIDIEDSEEVLRAIKLTPEDMPIDLIVHTPGGLVLAAEQIARALKKHKGKVTVFVPHYAMSGGTLIALAADEVVMDENAVLGPLDPQIGNMPAPSILAAVRKKDVNEVDDQTLILADIAEKAIKQIKEFVTEILKDKLPEEKVREVAEKLCEGNWTHDYPLTVDKLKEIGLQVSTNMPQEVYDLMDLYKQSEPKRPSVSYVPAPYYKGRETRGEDR